The following coding sequences are from one Carcharodon carcharias isolate sCarCar2 chromosome 11, sCarCar2.pri, whole genome shotgun sequence window:
- the ing1 gene encoding inhibitor of growth protein 1, protein MLSPANGEQIHVVNYVEDYLDSIESLPFDLQRNVSLMREIDAKYQDILKELDEYYEKHKRETDVVQRRRILHYIQRALIRSQELGDEKIQIVNQMVELVENRSRQVDSHVELFENCAESNDANNKSSLDRSRNEGTAPAEKPSAKRSRRQRNNENRENASSNHDHEEASAGMPKEKKAKTSKKKKRSKAKAEREASPADLPIDPNEPTYCLCNQVSYGEMIGCDNEECPIEWFHFSCVSLNHKPKGKWYCPKCRGENEKTMDKALEKSKKERAYTR, encoded by the exons ATGCTGAGTCCTGCGAACGGAGAGCAGATCCACGTTGTGAACTATGTGGAGGATTATCTGGATTCAATCGAGTCTTTGCCTTTTGATCTCCAGAGGAACGTCTCCCTGATGAGGGAAATCGATGCAAAATACcaag ACATCCTGAAGGAGCTGGATGAATATTACGAGAagcacaagagagagacagatgtagTTCAGCGCAGGCGGATCCTCCATTATATCCAGCGGGCTCTGATCAGGAGCCAGGAGCTAGGTGATGAGAAAATCCAGATTGTTAACCAGATGGTGGAGCTGGTGGAGAACCGGAGTCGGCAAGTGGACAGCCACGTCGAGCTCTTTGAAAACTGTGCAGAGAGCAACGATGCCAACAACAAGTCCTCACTGGACAGGTCCAGGAACGAGGGCACGGCTCCGGCAGAGAAACCCAGCGCCAAGAGGTCCAGGAGGCAGCGTAACAACGAGAACCGAGAGAACGCGTCCAGCAACCATGACCATGAGGAGGCCAGTGCCGGAATGCCGAAGGAAAAGAAAGCCAAGACGTCCAAGAAGAAGAAGAGATCCAAAGCCAAGGCGGAGAGGGAAGCATCTCCGGCGGACCTGCCCATTGACCCCAACGAGCCCACTTACTGCCTGTGCAACCAGGTCTCCTACGGTGAGATGATCGGCTGCGACAATGAGGAGTGCCCCATTGAGTGGTTCCACTTCTCCTGTGTGAGTTTGAACCACAAGCCCAAAGGCAAATGGTACTGTCCCAAATGCAGGGGGGAGAATGAGAAAACCATGGACAAAGCACTGGAAAAATCCAAAAAGGAAAGGGCCTACACCAGGTAG